One region of Camelus bactrianus isolate YW-2024 breed Bactrian camel chromosome 20, ASM4877302v1, whole genome shotgun sequence genomic DNA includes:
- the LOC105084114 gene encoding olfactory receptor 2B2, with translation MNRINESVPQEFILLGFSDRPWLELPLFVVFLVSYMLTIFDNLAIILVSRLDSKLHTPMYFFLTNLSLLDLCYTTSTVPQMLVNICSIRKVISYGGCVAQLFIFLALGSTECLLLAVMSFDRFVAICRPLHYSVIMHQRLCLQLAAASWISGFSNSVLQSTLTLQMPLCGHKEVDHFFCEVPALLKLSCVDTTANEAELFFISVLFLLIPVVLILISYAFIAQAVLKIQSTEGRRKAFGTCGSHLIVVSLFYGTAIYMYLQPPSPASKDRGKMVSLFYGIITPMLNPLIYTLRNKDVKGAFKRLIARIFLIKK, from the coding sequence ATGAATAGGATAAATGAGAGTGTCCCCCAAGAGTTCATCCTCTTAGGTTTCTCAGATCGACCATGGCTGGAGCTTCCACTCTTTGTGGTGTTCTTGGTTTCCTATATGTTGACTATCTTTGACAATCTGGCAATAATTCTCGTGTCACGTCTGGATTCCAAACTCCATACCCcgatgtatttttttcttaccaaTCTCTCACTCCTAGATCTTTGCTACACCACAAGCACAGTTCCACAGATGCTGGTGAACATATGCAGCATCAGGAAGGTGATTAGTTATGGTGGCTGTGTGGCCCAACTTTTCATTTTCCTGGCCTTGGGTTCCACTGAATGTCTCCTCTTGGCTGTCATGTCCTTTGACAGGTTTGTAGCTATTTGTCGGCCTCTCCATTACTCAGTCATCATGCACCAGAGGCTCTGCCTACAGTTGGCAGCTGCATCCTGGATTAGTGGCTTCAGCAACTCAGTATTGCAGTCCACTTTGACCCTTCAGATGCCACTCTGTGGTCACAAAGAAGTGGATCACTTCTTCTGTGAAGTCCCTGCTCTGCTCAAGTTGTCGTGTGTGGACACAACAGCAAATGAGGCTGAACTATTTTTTATCAGTGTGCTATTTCTTCTAATACCTGTGGTACTCATTCTTATATCATATGCTTTTATTGCTCAAGCGGTGTTGAAAATACAGTCAACTGAAGGTCGGCGAAAGGCATTTGGAACATGTGGCTCCCATCTGATTGTGGTGTCCCTTTTTTATGGCACTGCTATCTATATGTACCTGCAACCACCATCCCCTGCCTCCAAGGACCGGGGAAAGATGGTCTCCCTTTTCTATGGAATCATCACACCCATGTTGAACCCCCTTATATACACACTTAGAAACAAAGATGTAAAAGGAGCGTTTAAGAGGTTGATTGCAAGGATTTTCTTAATCAAGAAATAG